Proteins encoded in a region of the Tepidisphaeraceae bacterium genome:
- a CDS encoding ATP-binding protein encodes MPSANPSNAALDLSITSDPAQLAPARKSIESFCLSHGLDEKATEDMGLCVNEAMANITRHAYAGRTDRPIALRAADTGQAVEVSMRDWGNGVNPAELAVKPKDPLVPGGLGLVCLRSLMDDVRFEPQADGMRLTLTKRKTPATKEPSHD; translated from the coding sequence ATGCCATCCGCCAATCCATCCAACGCGGCGCTCGACCTGTCGATCACCAGTGATCCGGCGCAGCTGGCGCCGGCGCGCAAGTCGATCGAGTCGTTCTGCCTGTCGCACGGGCTGGACGAGAAGGCGACCGAGGACATGGGCCTGTGCGTAAACGAGGCGATGGCCAACATCACCCGCCACGCCTACGCCGGCCGCACCGATCGCCCGATCGCGCTGCGGGCGGCCGATACCGGGCAGGCCGTCGAGGTGTCGATGCGCGACTGGGGCAACGGCGTGAACCCCGCAGAATTAGCCGTGAAACCCAAGGATCCGCTCGTGCCCGGTGGGCTCGGGTTGGTATGCTTGCGCAGCCTGATGGACGACGTACGATTTGAACCGCAAGCGGACGGCATGCGGCTGACGCTGACCAAGCGGAAGACGCCCGCGACAAAGGAGCCCTCGCATGACTGA
- a CDS encoding STAS domain-containing protein: protein MTELKTGTNLVPTARVVDGTAVVAALKGEIDLHNSPVIRTTLLDLLAKHQPKKLVLNLSQVPYMDSSAIAVLVESLKRIRNNGGKIYLTNLQPRVKGLLEIARLNAIFGICADEAEALAV from the coding sequence ATGACTGAACTGAAGACCGGCACCAACCTCGTCCCCACCGCCCGCGTCGTTGACGGCACCGCGGTCGTGGCGGCGCTGAAGGGCGAGATCGACCTGCACAACAGCCCGGTCATCCGCACCACCCTGCTCGATTTGCTGGCCAAGCATCAGCCGAAGAAGCTGGTGCTGAACCTGTCGCAGGTGCCTTACATGGACTCGAGCGCCATCGCCGTGCTGGTCGAATCGTTGAAACGCATCCGCAACAACGGCGGGAAGATCTACCTGACCAACCTCCAGCCCCGCGTGAAGGGATTGCTGGAGATCGCGCGATTGAACGCCATCTTCGGCATCTGCGCCGACGAGGCCGAAGCGCTGGCGGTGTAA
- a CDS encoding ABC transporter permease, whose translation MDFLRPISALGAFTIGVLEFIGGLGYLLLDTLGVARQGLIDKRTRSAGWENLWTQMVRVGVMSVPIVSLVLFCIGAILALQMAPVLADYGEVRRVADLISIATFRELGPLVSAIVLTGFAGASIAAELGTMVVSEEIEALEALAIPPARFLVLPRVLATTCMMVCVAVVGDLMGVIGGLVVATSLLGLDGGQYVQRTFDAVRLMDFLTGLVKAGVFGVLISALACYLGLSVRGGAQGVGVATTRTVVYTIVALIIVDLMFTSVFYAMGW comes from the coding sequence ATGGACTTCCTCCGCCCCATCTCCGCCCTTGGCGCCTTTACGATCGGCGTGCTCGAGTTCATCGGCGGTCTGGGCTATCTGCTGCTGGACACGCTAGGCGTCGCGCGGCAGGGTCTGATCGACAAGCGCACGCGGTCGGCGGGTTGGGAGAACCTGTGGACGCAGATGGTGCGCGTCGGCGTGATGAGCGTGCCGATCGTCAGCCTCGTGTTGTTCTGCATCGGCGCCATCCTGGCGCTGCAGATGGCCCCCGTCTTGGCCGACTACGGCGAGGTTCGCCGGGTGGCGGACCTGATCTCGATCGCGACGTTTCGGGAACTCGGCCCGCTGGTAAGCGCCATCGTGCTGACCGGCTTCGCCGGCGCCAGCATCGCCGCGGAACTAGGGACGATGGTGGTCTCAGAAGAAATTGAAGCGCTTGAGGCGCTGGCGATCCCCCCCGCTCGATTCCTGGTGCTGCCCCGCGTGCTGGCGACCACCTGCATGATGGTCTGCGTCGCCGTCGTTGGCGATCTGATGGGCGTGATCGGCGGCCTCGTTGTGGCGACCTCGCTGCTGGGGTTGGATGGTGGCCAATATGTACAGCGCACGTTCGACGCGGTTCGCCTGATGGATTTTCTAACCGGCCTCGTGAAGGCTGGCGTGTTCGGTGTGCTGATCAGCGCCCTCGCCTGCTATCTCGGCCTGAGCGTTCGCGGTGGCGCCCAGGGCGTAGGCGTGGCGACCACCCGCACCGTCGTCTACACGATCGTCGCGCTCATCATCGTCGACCTGATGTTCACCAGCGTCTTTTACGCCATGGGATGGTAA
- a CDS encoding ABC transporter ATP-binding protein, which translates to MAEALIQVQDVTKRFGERTILDGIRLDVLRGETLVIMGGSGSGKSTLLRTMIGNERTDGGAIIGFGKNICGMDAEQLSGYRKSIGVLFQSGALFNSMTVAENVALPLREHTDLPPETIDIIVKIKLEQVGLREHARKMPSELSGGMKKRAGLARAIALDPQILFYDEPSAGLDPVTSSEIDVLINDLKNKLGVTSVVVTHEMDSAFRIADRMVLLDRGKFIVSGTPQEMRASTDPLVRQFIDGLTEGPLTDRRRGGEYELDLLGAE; encoded by the coding sequence ATGGCAGAAGCCCTCATCCAAGTTCAGGACGTCACCAAGCGGTTCGGCGAGCGCACGATCCTCGATGGAATCCGGCTCGACGTGTTGCGCGGCGAGACGCTGGTCATCATGGGTGGGTCGGGGTCGGGCAAGTCGACGCTGCTGCGCACGATGATCGGCAACGAGCGCACCGATGGCGGCGCGATCATCGGGTTTGGGAAGAACATCTGCGGGATGGACGCCGAGCAATTGTCGGGGTATCGCAAGTCGATCGGCGTGCTGTTTCAAAGCGGCGCGCTTTTCAACAGCATGACGGTCGCCGAGAACGTTGCCCTGCCGCTGCGCGAGCACACGGACCTGCCGCCGGAGACGATCGACATTATCGTGAAGATCAAGCTGGAACAGGTGGGCCTGCGCGAACATGCCCGCAAGATGCCCTCGGAACTGTCGGGCGGCATGAAGAAGCGTGCCGGCCTGGCACGGGCAATCGCGCTCGACCCTCAGATTTTGTTTTACGACGAGCCCAGCGCAGGGCTGGACCCGGTTACCAGCAGCGAGATCGACGTGTTGATCAACGACCTGAAGAACAAGCTGGGCGTCACCAGCGTCGTGGTGACGCACGAGATGGACAGCGCCTTCCGCATCGCCGACCGCATGGTGCTGCTGGACCGCGGGAAATTCATCGTCAGCGGCACGCCCCAGGAAATGCGCGCCAGCACCGACCCGCTCGTACGGCAGTTCATCGACGGCCTGACCGAAGGCCCCCTCACCGATCGGCGTCGCGGGGGTGAGTATGAGCTGGATTTGCTTGGGGCAGAGTGA
- a CDS encoding MlaD family protein, translating into MDKQRNNLRAGLFIVVSVLLILGVIVGIKGVGTLFTPANLHTVSFNLSDDVSGLAVGDAVRLGGVSVGVVRSIEFDGATEPKVVVSFTAPQRFALKRDARIGIQSTLTGNTWLNIDSLGAGEALASGESLVGRPSAFSQLFAAVGEIGPELKGALTDVRTQTLPKVNTAVDGFADTGPAATALLKHVDAKIDPAVEKYDALADTGTDALANIRDIAGDTKGDFRSTMSNLSSVTGSAKDKVPAILDKVDAFAATANGTIDRAQSAVTDLQAALANTKDLTGSARGLLVRNRGKIDDLAASLKTTGDNLKAATAEIRRSPWRLLYKPGPGEMANLNLYDAARQFADGAGDLSDAAVSLRDLLDDPDAKPEQVEKLIERLDQTFTEFQTVEQKLWSSVKQ; encoded by the coding sequence ATGGATAAGCAACGCAACAACCTCCGGGCCGGTTTGTTCATCGTGGTCAGCGTGCTGCTGATCCTCGGGGTGATCGTGGGTATCAAGGGCGTCGGCACGCTCTTCACGCCGGCGAACCTGCACACGGTCAGCTTCAACCTGAGCGACGACGTCAGCGGCCTGGCGGTCGGTGACGCGGTGCGGCTGGGCGGCGTATCGGTCGGCGTGGTGCGCAGCATCGAGTTCGACGGCGCAACGGAACCAAAGGTTGTGGTCTCCTTCACCGCGCCGCAGCGGTTCGCGCTGAAGCGCGACGCGCGCATCGGCATCCAGAGCACGCTCACCGGCAACACGTGGCTGAACATCGACAGTCTCGGCGCGGGAGAAGCGCTCGCCAGTGGTGAATCGCTGGTCGGTCGACCGAGTGCATTCAGTCAGCTGTTCGCTGCGGTGGGCGAGATCGGGCCGGAGTTGAAGGGCGCGTTGACCGACGTGCGCACGCAGACGCTGCCGAAGGTGAACACCGCCGTCGATGGCTTTGCCGACACCGGCCCGGCGGCGACGGCGCTGCTGAAGCACGTAGATGCGAAAATCGACCCCGCCGTCGAGAAGTACGATGCCTTGGCCGACACCGGCACCGACGCGCTGGCCAACATTCGCGACATCGCCGGCGACACGAAGGGCGACTTCCGGTCGACCATGTCGAACCTGTCGAGCGTGACCGGCAGCGCCAAGGACAAGGTGCCCGCGATCCTGGACAAGGTTGACGCGTTCGCCGCCACCGCGAACGGGACGATCGACCGCGCGCAGTCGGCCGTTACCGACCTGCAGGCGGCGCTGGCGAACACGAAGGACCTCACCGGTTCGGCGCGCGGCCTGCTCGTGCGCAACCGCGGGAAGATCGACGACTTGGCCGCGTCATTGAAGACCACCGGCGACAACCTGAAGGCCGCCACCGCCGAGATCCGCCGCAGCCCGTGGCGGCTGTTGTACAAGCCGGGCCCGGGTGAGATGGCCAATCTGAACCTTTACGACGCCGCCCGCCAGTTCGCGGACGGCGCCGGTGACCTCAGCGACGCCGCCGTGTCGCTGCGCGATCTGTTGGACGATCCTGATGCCAAGCCCGAACAGGTCGAGAAGCTCATCGAACGGCTCGATCAGACGTTCACGGAATTTCAGACGGTCGAGCAGAAGCTGTGGAGCAGCGTGAAGCAGTGA